The region CATTGGCTTTTACCACCGACCAGATTTTGGCGCTGGGGGCAAAACGGCGAACCACCTGCAGATTATTTTCAAAAGCCGAAAGATGCAGCGTGGCGGTAATCGGGCGAGGCATGGATTCTCCTGCGGGCTGACTGATGAGGTCACGGGCCAACGCCCGTGACAACAGCATTGTAAATTAAGAGGATTAACGCACTGGATGCACATCGTTCAAGGGTGTGGGTGTGGGGTGCCCGTTGCGAAAGCCGGCGCTGTATCGCGCTACCCCCAGATCGTCCGAAGGGATAGCCGGCGTGGTGCCGGAAATCAGATCGGAAAGCAATTGCCCGGAACCGCACGCCATGGTCCAGCCCAACGTGCCGTGCCCGGTATTGAGGAACAGGTTTTTCAGCGAGGTCTTGCCGACGATCGGCGTGCCGTCCGGCGTCATAGGACGCAGACCGGTCCAGAAAGTCGCCTCTTCGACCCGCCCGCCGTTAGGGTAGAGATCGCGTACCACCATTTCCAGCGTTTCCCGACGTTTCTGCTCCAACTGGGTATTAAAGCCGACAATTTCCGCCATGCCACCGACACGAATACGTTGGTCGAAACGGGTAATGGCGATTTTGTAGGTTTCATCCAGAACGGTCGAGAACGGCGCCGCAGCTTCATCCGCAATAGGAATGGTCAGTGAATATCCTTTCAGCGGGTAAACGGGGATCGAGACCAGATCGCGCAACAGCGCGGTGGAGTAAGAGCCGAAGGCCACTACGTAGCTGTCGGCCTTGAACACCTCTGCGCCGCACTGCACGCCGCTGATTTGATCACCGTCCACCAGCAGACGATCAACGCTGCGGTTATACAAGAAGGTGACGCCAGCCTGCTGCGCCAGCTTGGCCAGTTGCTGAGTAAACAGCTGGCAATCACCGGTTTCATCATTGGGCAATTGCAGACCGCCGGTCAGCTTGTGCGCTACCTGCGCCAGCGCGGGTTCGACCGTGGCAAGTTGGTGGGCTTCCAGCAGTTTATACGGCACGCCCGCATCTTCCAGCACGGCAATGTCTTTCGCCGCATTTTCAAACTGCTGTTGGGTGCGAAACAGCTGCAGCGTACCGCCCTGGCGTCCTTCGTACTGAATGCCGGTTTCCTGGCGCAGCGCCTTGATGCAGTCGCGGCTGTATTCTGCCAATCGCACCATGCGCCCTTTATTGGTCATGTAGTGCGAAGTGTCGCAGTTTTTCAGCATTTGCCACATCCAGCTCAACTGGAAACGGCTGCCATCCAGACGCACCGCCAGCGGTGCATGGCGCTGGAACATCCATTTGATGGCCTTCAGCGGTACGCCCGGCGCAGCCCACGGCGCCGCATAGCCCGGTGATATCTGGCCTGCATTCGCCGCGCTGGTTTCCATTGCCGGGCCAGGTTGACGATCGATTACCGTCACCTCATGCCCGGCTTTCGCCAAATACCAGGCACTGGCAACGCCCACCACCCCACTACCTAAAATTACCACTCGCATCGCTGACTCCAGCTCAAGGCTTCACAAAGCATAATCTTCTGCTCACAGGAAATTAACTCAGTGGAAAAATCCGTCCAACATCTTCGTCATCAAACGTGACCACATTCACAATTAATTTATCGTTCATGGCCGCGCCTTTTGCAATACCTACCTATAAATAGCGATAAGATGTCGTAAAAGGCCAGTTTTAGAGGGCGACGACCGCTGATATGCCATCAATGACAGCATTGATAGCATCAAAAAAAGCCACGGCATGCAACAAGCCTTTAACAGAACATAAAAGTAAAACAAGCGCATTTATTCAGAATAAAAAACTAATAAATTGGCATTTTGTCACTATAACCTTTCCCCGACAGTCGAGTCTGCCATAGCAGAAAAAACTCGGGGCAAAATCCCCTCAGCTCCCCCCTCCTGGAGAGGTTGCGGGCAGATCGTTGAATTTTTACGCTTTATATCATTATTCCCTATGCGCAGTTTGAGCTACGATTGATACAAGGGTCTGCCGTTCGAGCAAGGTCCGTAATAACGAGGGTGCGCTGATGACTACTTCAACACATGATAAGGTCAAGGAAGATAAGCGTCTGAGCGATGGACCGGACTGGACGTTCGAGCTGCTGCAGGTGTATCTGGAGCACATCGATCGCGTAGCCAAACATTACAGGCTCGACACCTACCCACATCAGATCGAGGTCATCACCTCAGAGCAGATGATGGACGCCTATTCGAGCGTCGGCATGCCGATTAACTATACCCATTGGTCATTCGGCAAAAAGTTCATCGAAACCGAGCAGCGTTACAAGCATGGCCAACAGGGGCTGGCTTATGAAATCGTTATCAACTCCAACCCCTGTATCGCTTATCTGATGGAAGAAAATACCATCACCATGCAGGCCCTGGTGATGGCGCACGCTTGCTATGGGCACAACTCCTTCTTCAAAAATAATTACCTGTTCCGCAGTTGGACCGACGCCAGCTCGATCGTCGACTATCTGCTGTTCGCCCGCCATTACATCAGCCAGTGCGAAGAGCGTTATGGCGTTGAGGAGGTAGAAAAACTGCTCGATTCCTGCCATGCGCTGATGAACTACGGCGTGGACCGTTACAAACGGCCGCAGAAAATTTCGCTGGTCGAAGAAAAAGCGCGGCAGAAAAGCCGTGAGGAGTACCTGCAAAGTCAGGTCAATACGCTGTGGAAAACCCTGCCACGGGTCGAACGCGAAGAGGCGCCGGAGCAGGCCCGCCGCTATCCGAGCGAACCTCAGGAAAACATTCTCTACTTTATGGAAAAAAATGCGCCACTGCTTGAGCCCTGGCAGCGTGAGGTTCTGCGCATAGTGCGCAAAGTGAGCCAATATTTTTATCCGCAGAAGCAAACCCAGGTGATGAACGAAGGCTGGGCGACATTTTGGCATTACACCATTCTCAATCACCTGTACGACGAAGGCCGGGTCACCGAGCGCTTCATGCTGGAATTCCTGCACAGCCACACTAACGTGGTGTACCAGCCGCCGTACAACAGCCCGTACTACAACGGCATCAACCCGTACGCACTGGGCTTTGCCATGTTCCAGGACATCAAGCGCATTTGCCAGTCGCCGACGGAAGAAGATCGTTACTGGTTCCCGGATATCGCCGGTAAAGACTGGCTGGAAACCTTGCATTTCGCCATGCGCGACTTCAAGGATGAAAGCTTTATCAGCCAGTTCCTGTCACCCAAGATCATGCGTGATTTTCGGCTGTTCACCGTGCTGGACGACGATCGCAATAACTATCTGGAGATTGCGGCTATTCATGATGAGGCCGGTTATCGGGCGATTCGCCAAGAGTTGTCGGCGCAATATAACCTGAGCAACCATGAGCCGAACATTCAGATTTGGAATGTGGATTTACGCGGCGATCGTTCCTTGACGCTGCGCTACATCCCGCAAGATCGCGCGCCGCTCGACAAAAGCCGTCGCGAGGTGATGAAGCATCTGCATCGCCTGTGGGGCTTCGACATTATTCTGGAACAGCAGAACGAAGACGGTAGCATAGAGCTGTTGGATCGTTGCCCACCACGCCCTACACCACTGTAAGTTTGCTCAATAGCTCAGTTTCCATAATAACAAAGGGGTGCCACTTTCAAGTGGCACCCCTTTTACTTCACGCGGAAAACGTGATGAATCAACGACGGGCTTCGGTCAGATCGCTCGGCATGGT is a window of Serratia plymuthica DNA encoding:
- a CDS encoding D-amino acid dehydrogenase, translating into MRVVILGSGVVGVASAWYLAKAGHEVTVIDRQPGPAMETSAANAGQISPGYAAPWAAPGVPLKAIKWMFQRHAPLAVRLDGSRFQLSWMWQMLKNCDTSHYMTNKGRMVRLAEYSRDCIKALRQETGIQYEGRQGGTLQLFRTQQQFENAAKDIAVLEDAGVPYKLLEAHQLATVEPALAQVAHKLTGGLQLPNDETGDCQLFTQQLAKLAQQAGVTFLYNRSVDRLLVDGDQISGVQCGAEVFKADSYVVAFGSYSTALLRDLVSIPVYPLKGYSLTIPIADEAAAPFSTVLDETYKIAITRFDQRIRVGGMAEIVGFNTQLEQKRRETLEMVVRDLYPNGGRVEEATFWTGLRPMTPDGTPIVGKTSLKNLFLNTGHGTLGWTMACGSGQLLSDLISGTTPAIPSDDLGVARYSAGFRNGHPTPTPLNDVHPVR
- a CDS encoding SpoVR family protein, which gives rise to MTTSTHDKVKEDKRLSDGPDWTFELLQVYLEHIDRVAKHYRLDTYPHQIEVITSEQMMDAYSSVGMPINYTHWSFGKKFIETEQRYKHGQQGLAYEIVINSNPCIAYLMEENTITMQALVMAHACYGHNSFFKNNYLFRSWTDASSIVDYLLFARHYISQCEERYGVEEVEKLLDSCHALMNYGVDRYKRPQKISLVEEKARQKSREEYLQSQVNTLWKTLPRVEREEAPEQARRYPSEPQENILYFMEKNAPLLEPWQREVLRIVRKVSQYFYPQKQTQVMNEGWATFWHYTILNHLYDEGRVTERFMLEFLHSHTNVVYQPPYNSPYYNGINPYALGFAMFQDIKRICQSPTEEDRYWFPDIAGKDWLETLHFAMRDFKDESFISQFLSPKIMRDFRLFTVLDDDRNNYLEIAAIHDEAGYRAIRQELSAQYNLSNHEPNIQIWNVDLRGDRSLTLRYIPQDRAPLDKSRREVMKHLHRLWGFDIILEQQNEDGSIELLDRCPPRPTPL